One genomic region from Gossypium hirsutum isolate 1008001.06 chromosome D13, Gossypium_hirsutum_v2.1, whole genome shotgun sequence encodes:
- the LOC107935539 gene encoding UNC93-like protein 1, translating to MGAEVEVKDEESITKLSTKSRFRYNSPLVQVSLIGLVCFCCPGMFNALSGMGGGGQVNRTATNNANTALYTTFAVFGILGGGIYNILGPHLTLAAGCSTYVLYAGSLLYYNHQPHQGFVIIAGALLGIGAGLLWACEGAIMTSYPPPNRKGTYISLFWSIFNMGGVIGGLVPFILNYHRNEAASVNDATYIGFMCFMSAGTLLSFAILPPNRVVRDDGTRCTDVKYSSVSKEATEVLQLFTNWKMLLIVPAAWASNFFYTYQFNNVNAVLFNLRTRGLNNVFYWGAQMLGSIGIGYILDFSFQSRRMRGFVGISVVALLGTAIWGGGLANQLPYSHDRPQSEKLDFKDSSFAGPFVLYFSYGLLDAMFQSMVYWVIGALADDSQTLSRYSGFYKGVQSAGAAVAWQVDTHKVPFLSQLIVNWSLTTISYPLLVLLVMLAVKDDNKTEDEIVNEAPVPSSNKDINSTAIST from the exons atggGTGCCGAAGTTGAAGTTAAAGATGAAGAATCAATCACCAAATTGTCCACAAAATCAAGATTCAGATACAATTCCCCACTTGTTCAAGTCTCCCTTATAGGCCTAGTATGTTTTTGTTGCCCTGGAATGTTCAACGCCTTATCTGGTATGGGAGGAGGAGGCCAAGTCAATCGAACTGCCACCAACAACGCTAACACCGCCCTTTACACCACTTTCGCCGTGTTTGGTATCTTAGGTGGTGGCATTTACAACATCCTCGGACCCCATCTTACCCTTGCTGCCGGTTGTAGCACTTATGTCTTATACGCTGGTTCTTTGCTTTATTACAACCACCAACCACACCAAGGTTTTGTTATCATTGCTGGTGCTTTACTGGGTATTGGAGCTGGTCTTCTTTGGGCTTGTGAAGGTGCTATTATGACTAGTTATCCTCCACCAAATCGGAAAGGCACTTATATTTCCTTGTTTTGGAGTATATTCAACATGGGTGGTGTCATTGGTGGATTGGTTCCTTTTATTCTGAATTACCATAGAAACGAAGCAGCTTCTGTGAATGATGCTACTTATATTGGCTTCATGTGCTTTATGTCAGCAGGAACTCTTCTTTCTTTTGCTATTTTGCCACCTAACCGTGTTGTTCGTGATGATGGTACACGTTGTACCGATGTTAAGTACTCTAGTGTCTCTAAAGAAGCAACTGAGGTCCTTCAATTGTTTACTAATTGGAAAATGTTGCTTATTGTCCCTGCTGCTTGGGCTAGTAATTTCTTTTATACTTATCAGTTTAATAATGTGAATGCTGTTCTTTTTAATCTTAGAACTAGAGGGTTAAACAATGTGTTTTATTGGGGGGCACAAATGTTAGGTTCTATTGGGATTGGTTACATTTTGGATTTTAGTTTCCAAAGCAGGAGGATGAGGGGTTTTGTTGGGATTAGTGTTGTTGCTTTGCTTGGTACTGCAATTTGGGGTGGTGGTCTTGCCAATCAGCTTCCTTATTCGCATGATCGTCCTCAAAGTGAAAAGTTGGATTTCAAGGACTCTTCTTTTGCTGGTCCTTTTGTTTTGTACTTTAGCTATGGATTGCTTGATGCCATGTTTCAAAGCATGGTTTATTGGGTTATAGGAGCCTTAGCTGATGATTCACAGACACTCAGCAG ATATAGTGGATTCTATAAGGGAGTACAAAGTGCAGGAGCAGCAGTTGCTTGGCAAGTTGATACACACAAGGTTCCGTTCCTTTCCCAGTTGATTGTGAATTGGTCACTCACTACTATAAGTTATCCATTGCTGGTGCTTCTAGTTATGCTAGCTGTAAAGGATGATAACAAGACTGAAGATGAAATTGTAAATGAGGCTCCTGTTCCATCTTCTAATAAAGATATCAACAGTACTGCCATCTCTACTTAG